Proteins found in one Mucilaginibacter gracilis genomic segment:
- a CDS encoding glycosyltransferase family 4 protein — MKILILSNRVPFPQNGGYPIVVRNTILGLVNEGHEVTVFTLNNKKQRHSLDSDDELIRKIHYQTYDVDISISPWQFISSLLGRRTYNVDRFYDAGFERVLITELKRVKYDVVQFEGLFMSTYLQATRKNSTAILIYRAHNIEHLIWQRLAEQKNDPIKKTYLNLLAKRIKYYELKYLNNFDAIATLTGQDKQLMLEYGTQVPIEVLPVGIDLTRYKPDYSKTEYPSLFFLGALDWMPNREGMEWFLDNFSADITDGDLRVRFYVGGRNIPERFDEYEVMGKIFIQGEVDDALEFVNSKSIMVVPLLSGGGMRVKIVEGMAMEKCIITTALGAEGLHYTNGENILIANDRQEFYDAIKHCIGDEEFCKLIGRNARRLIEQEHDTNVVTAKFIKFYEQLLRS, encoded by the coding sequence GTGAAAATCCTTATCCTCAGTAACCGTGTTCCTTTTCCGCAAAACGGAGGCTATCCTATTGTGGTACGCAATACTATTTTGGGTTTGGTTAACGAGGGGCACGAGGTAACGGTATTTACGCTAAACAACAAAAAGCAACGCCATAGTTTGGATAGCGACGATGAGTTGATTAGAAAAATACATTACCAAACTTATGATGTTGACATTAGTATTTCGCCGTGGCAATTTATATCGAGCTTGCTGGGCAGGCGCACCTACAATGTAGACCGCTTTTACGATGCCGGTTTTGAACGGGTGCTGATTACCGAACTGAAGCGGGTAAAGTATGATGTTGTTCAGTTTGAGGGCCTGTTTATGTCTACCTATTTGCAGGCCACGCGCAAAAACAGCACGGCTATATTAATTTACCGTGCCCATAATATTGAACACCTGATTTGGCAGCGCCTGGCCGAACAAAAGAACGACCCCATTAAAAAAACATACCTTAACCTGCTGGCCAAACGGATTAAGTATTACGAGTTAAAATACCTTAATAATTTTGATGCCATTGCCACCCTTACCGGGCAGGATAAACAATTAATGCTTGAATATGGCACCCAAGTGCCTATTGAGGTTTTGCCCGTAGGTATTGATTTAACCCGGTACAAGCCTGATTATAGTAAAACCGAATACCCAAGTTTGTTTTTTTTAGGTGCGCTGGATTGGATGCCTAACCGCGAAGGTATGGAGTGGTTTCTGGACAATTTTTCGGCGGATATAACGGATGGCGACCTGCGTGTGCGCTTTTATGTGGGCGGGCGCAACATTCCCGAAAGGTTTGACGAGTATGAGGTGATGGGCAAAATATTTATACAAGGCGAGGTTGATGATGCCCTTGAGTTTGTAAACAGCAAATCAATTATGGTGGTGCCCTTGCTATCGGGCGGTGGTATGCGGGTTAAAATAGTTGAGGGTATGGCTATGGAGAAATGTATCATCACCACCGCACTGGGTGCCGAAGGCTTGCATTACACAAACGGCGAAAATATTTTGATAGCTAACGACAGGCAGGAGTTTTACGATGCTATAAAACATTGCATTGGCGACGAGGAGTTTTGCAAACTCATAGGCCGCAATGCCCGCCGGTTAATTGAGCAGGAGCACGATACCAATGTGGTAACGGCTAAATTTATAAAGTTTTATGAGCAACTGCTCCGGAGCTGA
- a CDS encoding ribonuclease HII, with the protein MLLARFQYELIEAGCDEAGRGCLAGPVFAAAVILPHDFEHELLNDSKQLNEETRYSLRTEIEQCALAYAVAFVDNNEIDEINILNASFLAMHRAIEKLQITPQLLIIDGNRFNKYGTTPHHCIIKGDGKYFSIAAASILAKTYRDDYMKQIALEHPEYDWHSNKGYPTIKHRNTVMELGFTPYHRKTFRVTNPQLELF; encoded by the coding sequence ATGCTTTTAGCCAGATTTCAATATGAGTTAATAGAGGCCGGCTGCGACGAAGCCGGGCGCGGCTGCCTTGCAGGCCCTGTTTTTGCCGCCGCCGTAATTTTACCTCATGATTTTGAACACGAGCTATTAAATGATTCTAAGCAACTGAACGAGGAAACCCGCTACAGCCTCCGCACCGAGATTGAGCAATGCGCCCTGGCCTATGCCGTAGCATTTGTTGATAATAACGAGATAGACGAAATTAATATACTCAATGCATCGTTTTTGGCCATGCACCGCGCCATTGAAAAGCTGCAAATTACGCCCCAGCTTTTAATAATTGATGGTAACCGTTTTAACAAATACGGCACTACGCCACACCATTGCATTATAAAAGGCGATGGTAAGTACTTTAGCATAGCGGCAGCATCCATACTGGCCAAAACCTACCGCGACGATTATATGAAACAAATTGCCCTTGAGCATCCCGAATATGATTGGCACAGCAACAAAGGCTACCCCACCATAAAACACCGCAACACGGTTATGGAGCTTGGCTTTACGCCCTACCACCGCAAAACTTTTAGGGTTACCAACCCGCAGTTGGAGTTATTTTAA